GCGGATTTTTCCCGGCGCGATCACATGATGGCCCTTAACTACGTGGCGACCCGATCCGGACAGGTGGTGAGCGTCGCCGATCTGGTATGACACTGTAGCGGCGGCGGGCGGATATTGAGGATAACGCGATATGGAAAAGACACAGCGGTTGCAGATGGATTTCACCGGTAAGCAGATATGGGTGACAGGGGCGGGACGCGGCATCGGCGAGCAGATTGCCAGAGCTTTTATTGGTCTGGGCGCGGAGGTGGTCGGGTTCGACCGCGAATTTTCGAACGCCGATCTGCCTTATCACTGCGAATTGTTGGATATCCAACGGCCAGAGCAGGTGAAAAACGTTTGCCAACATCGTCTGGACCAGGTTCCGCGTTTGGACGTATTGGTCAATGCCGCCGGCATTTTACGGCTGGGCGAGGTAGAAATGCTGAGCGACGACGATTGGCATCAGTGTCTGAACGTTAATGCCGCGGGGGCTTTTTATCTGTTTCGCGCCGTAATTCCGCATTTCAAAAGGCAACGTCGCGGAGCGATCGTCACCGTGGGATCCAATGCCGCTCATGTGCCGCGAATGCAGATGGCGGCCTATTGCGCCTCCAAGGCGGCGCTGACCAGCCTGAATCACTGTGTCGCGCTTGAGCTGGCGGAGTATGGCGTACGCTGCAATCTGGTTTCTCCCGGTTCTACCGATACCGCCATGCTGCGCAATATGTGGTGCGACGCCAGCGGAGAACAGC
This window of the Brenneria goodwinii genome carries:
- the dhbA gene encoding 2,3-dihydro-2,3-dihydroxybenzoate dehydrogenase, with amino-acid sequence MEKTQRLQMDFTGKQIWVTGAGRGIGEQIARAFIGLGAEVVGFDREFSNADLPYHCELLDIQRPEQVKNVCQHRLDQVPRLDVLVNAAGILRLGEVEMLSDDDWHQCLNVNAAGAFYLFRAVIPHFKRQRRGAIVTVGSNAAHVPRMQMAAYCASKAALTSLNHCVALELAEYGVRCNLVSPGSTDTAMLRNMWCDASGEQQAIRGFPERYKLGIPLGKIARAEDIANTVVFLASELASHITMQDIVVDGGATLAA